The Sphingosinicellaceae bacterium genome includes the window GCCAGCGACCCGCTTGACCCGGTCGCGGCACCCGCTGCGGAGTCGATGACCCCGGCAATCGAATTCGCGGGGCTCGAGAACGCGGTCACCCATTTGTCCGCCGCCGCCAAGGCCTATGACGCAGCCTACACGGCGCGCGGGGCCAGCCTGACACCGGCGGCGCGCACCCGGCTCAACGCCAGCCTGCGCGACATCGACCAGCTGCTGCTCGACGATCGCGGCCTGCCCGGCCGCCCGTGGTACCGCAACATGATCTACGCCCCGGGCCGCTTCACCGGTTACGGCGCCAAGACCCTGCCGGGCGTGCGCGAGGCGATCGAGGAACGCCGGTTCGCCGATGCCGATGCCTATGCGAAGATCACCGCCGCCGCCGTCGACCGCTATGCCACGCGGCTCGAGTCAGCGACGGCGATCCTCGCCAGCCGCTAGTCCTTCTCCCCATCCTTTTCGCGCAACGCCTTGATAATCGCCGCAACCGCCGTCAGCACCGCAGCGACGCCGACCAGCATCGAGCCATCCAACACCATCGGAATCACTCCTCCAACGCGGCTCATGTTCGGCTTTTGTTCTCCTGTAGGACAGTGGAATCTTCGTTCCGGTAGCGTGGTGCGTCACTCAGGACAAGTCACTCCAGGCGGCGGCGGTTAATCCCGGTCGAAAGGGTTCTTGCCGCCCCGGAAATTCAGCCGGATCGGCACGCCCTGAAACCCCAACTCGTCGCGGAGCCCGTTGACCAGGTAGCGGCGATAGCTTTCGGGCAACTCGTCGGTGCGGTTGCCGAAGACCACGAAGGTCGGCGGGCGGCTCGCGACCTGGGTGGCGTAGCGCAGCTTGATGCGGCGGCCGTGCGGTGCGGGCGGCGGGTTGCGGTCGAGCGCCGCTTCGAACCAGCGGTTGAGGGCGCTCGTCGAGACGCGGCGGCTCCACGCGTCGCGCGCCTCGAACGCGACCTTCATCAGCACATCGAGGCCCTTGCCGGTCTGGCCGCTGGTGGTCAGCAGCGGTACGCCCTTGATCTGCGCCAGGCCCTCGTCGAGCGCCTTGCGGACGCCCTGGAACAGGCTGCTCTGGTCGTGCGCCGCGTCCCACTTGTTGAGCACCACGATGAGGCCCCGCCCCTCCGTGAGCACCAGGTCGGCGATGCGCAGGTCCTGCGCCTCCAGCCCCAGCGTCGCATCGAGCAGCAGCACGACGACCTCGGCGAAGTCGACCGCGTGCTTGGTGTCGGCTGCGGACATGCGCTCGAGCTTCTCGACGACCTTGGCGCGCTTGCGCAGGCCTGCGGTGTCGATCAGCCGGACTTCGCGCATGTCGCCGGTAACAGAATCGGCCCATTCCCACGGAATCGCGATCGAATCGCGGGTGATGCCAGCCTCCGGGCCGACGACCAGCCGCGCCTCGCCGATCAGCTTGTTGATCAGCGTCGACTTGCCGGCGTTCGGGCGACCGACGATCGCGAGCTTGAGCGGCTCGGCGTAGCGGCGCGCGGCGGCGGCCTCGTCGCTGTCGTCGGGCTCGGTCTCGGGCTCGACGTTCGCTGCGATGATCGGGTCGAGCAGCGGCATCAGCGCCTCGTACAGGTCGGCGAGCCCCTCGCCGTGCTCGGCGGAAATCTGGATCGGCTCGCCGAAGCCGAGCGCATAACTTTCCGCAACCCCGCCCTCGCCGGCGCGGCCCTCGGCCTTGTTGGCGACGAGCAAGGTCGGGCGATCACGCTGACGCAGCCACTGCGCGAAGTGCCGGTCGAGCGGCGTCACGCCGGCGCGGGCATCGAAGACCAGCAGCGCCACGTCCGCTCCCGCCAGCGCCGCGTCGGTCTGGACGCGCATCCGGCCCGCCAAGGTCGCTGCGTCGGCATCCTCGAAGCCGGCCGTGTCGACGATGGTGAAGTCGAGGTCGAACAGCGTCGCGGCGCCCTCGCGGCGGTCGCGGGTGACGCCGGGCGTGTCGTCGACGAGCGCCAGCTTGCGCCCGACGAGGCGGTTGAACAGCGTCGACTTGCCGACATTGGGGCGGCCGACGATGACGACGGAAGGTTTAACGGGGGAGGACATGCGCCGCCTGTTAGCGGATTATGCCGATGCGGTCGAACCGGGCGCGCGGCCTACCGGTAGGCGGTCAACTTGCCGTCGTCGGTGAGCAGGTACACCGTGCCCGCCGCGACGATCGGCGGCAGATAGGCGGCGGCCTTCAGCTTGACCGACGAGATCAGCTTGCCGGTGTACGGCGACAGCGTCAGCAGCTCGCGGTTCGAGGCTGAAACCAGCAGGCGATCGGAGGCCAGCACCGGACCGGCATACTCGATCGGGCCGGTCTTCTTTTTCGCCTTCTGGAAGCGCGGCAGGCGGGTCACCCACTTGATCTTGCCATCGGCGCGGGCAGCGCACACGACTTCGCCGTCGAGCGTCACCGCATAGACGTAGTCGCCCGCAATCCAGGGCGTCGAGACACCCGCAAAGTTGCGCTCCCAGACCCGCTGCCCGGTCGAGAGGTCGATCGCCGCCATGCGACCGCCGTGACCAATCGCGAACACCCGGCCACGGTCGATGACCGGCGAGGCGTCGATGTCGGTCAATGCGTTGAGCGCCGTCGTCCGCCCGGTGCGGGCGAGTGCGTCGGTCCACACGGTGCGGCCATTCTCGGAGCGCAGCGCGTTCAATTCGCCGCTCGAATAGCCGACAACGATGGTGTCCTGCGCAAACGCCGGAGCGCCGCCGCCGAGCAGGCCCGCGACTTCGACGGTCCCGGCGACGTTCCAGACGGTCTCGCCCTTGTCGCCGCTGAGCGCGTACAACTGGTTATCCTGGGTCAGCGCATAGACCCGGCCGCCCGCGACCGTCGGCGCACCGCGGAACGGCACGCCAAGCGCGACCTTCCAGACCTGTGCGCCGGTCTTCGCGTCGAACGCCGCGACGACGCCGTAGCCGGTCGTCGCATACACCCGCCCGTCGCCGGCACTGACGCCGCCGCCGAAGGCTGCGTGGTCGTCCTTTTTCTTGATGGTGATCGGGGCCGCCCACTCCTCGCGCCCGGTGCCGGCATCGAACGCCCGCACAGTCGCCTGGGTATCCATCGTGAAGACGCGGCCGTCGGCCATCACCGGGGCAGCGTTCAGGCGGCGCGTGCTGTTGCTGCCGCGACCAATCGAGGCCGTCCACGCGACGCCGAGCGTATCGGCGACCTTGAGATGCCCCATCGCCTTCGACGGCGAGCCACCGGGCTGCGGCCAGTCGGCGTTGAGCTCGGGTGGCGGCAGGCGGACCGGAATGTCGGCGAGTTCGCTCTCGGCGTCGATGCGGGTCTCGAAGTCGAGCACCGGCACGCGCTCGCCGACCGTCGTCACCTTGGGCTTGCCACCCTTGAAAATCTTGCACGAGCTCAGCGTCATGGCGAGCGCCAGCGATAGCCCGATCGGTGCCAGGGCCCGGCCGAAAGTCTGGATGGCGCGCATCAGCGGGCTCCCTGCTGTGTCGCTGCGGTCGCGGGCGTTACCGTCCCGACGGGCGGCTTGATGTCGGCGCCGAGCGACCCCGCAAGCTGCTGGGCACGGCCGCGCAGCGTCGGCGGCAGCTTGGCGTCGTTGGCGATGTTGGCGAGCAGCGTGCCCGCCAGCGCCGGTTGCCCGGCCTTGAGGTGCGCGATCGCGGTCATTTCCCCGGCGACGCCGAACCACGGATTGCCGGGCACGCTCAGGTCCTTCAGGCGCGCGATCACGGTCGCGGGCGGCAGGGCGTCGAAGTTGAGCCGGGTCGAGCGGACCAGCGCCAGCTCGCGGAATGGCGGTGGCTGCTTGGTGTCCGCGGCGATGGCGTCATAGAGTACGGTCGCCTTCGCGGTATCGCCGGCCTGGATGGCGTTCGAGGCTTGGGCCAGCTTGGCGAGGACCGCGTAGCCGCCGGACGTGGCCGCCAGCCGGTCGAGGATCGGCGCGGCCTCGGGGGTGTTGCCGGTCTCCAGCTTGGCCTGCGCGCGCGAGAAATCCTCGCCGTCGACGCCGGCCGAGCGGACCTGCTCGGCCCGCCACCACAGGAAGCCGCCAAGCGCTGCGAGCAGCACCAGGACGCCGATCACGAGCCAGCGGCCCCAGCGCGACCACAGGGTGGTCAGCTGGGCGCGGCGGTATTCCTCGTCGACCTCGCGAATGAAGCTGTCGTCGGTCTCACCGGGCAGGGCCAAGGGGGTTCTTTCGGATGCGTAAGGGAGGCGGGCGCGGCGGACCTTAGCGATGCGCTGCGTTTCGCGCAAAACATAAGGTCAGGGGCATAACGGCGGGGCGATTAACCGGCGGCAACAGGGGGGGAGACCGCGTCGCCGGTTGCAGGCTTGGCAGCGTACAGCTCGGCCTCGCCCGGGAAGCTGCGGTCGCGCACGGCAGCCGCGTAGGTGGCGGCGGCGCTGTCGATGCGCACCGCGAAGTCATCGAAGCGGCGAACGAAGCGCGCCGTTCGCTCGAACATGCCGAGCATGTCGTCGATGACCAGCACCTGGCCGTCGCACGCCGCCGATGCGCCGATGCCGATCGTCGGGCAGGCCACCGCCTCGGTAATCGCCAGCCCGAGCGGCTCGACAACGCCCTCGACGACGAGCGCGAAACACCCCGCCTCCGCCACCGCGCGCGCATCGCCGAGGATCTTGGCGACGTCGGCATCGGAGCGCCCGCGCGCGCCGTAACCGCCGAGCACGTTGATTGCCTGCGGGGTCAGCCCGACGTGGCCGATCACCGGAATGCCGCGCTCGACGAGGAAGCGGATCGTCGGCGCCATCGCCGCGCCGCCCTCCAGCTTGACCCCGGCCGCGCCGGTTTCCTTCATGACTCGCGCGGCACTCTCGAAGGCTTGCTCCGGGCTGGACTCATAGCTGCCGAACGGCATGTCGACGACGACGACGCTGTGATAGCTGCCGCGCACCACGGCGGCGCCGTGCGCGCACATCATCTCGAGCGTCACGCGGACGGTGGTGTCGAGGCCGTAGATCACCTGCCCCAGCGAATCGCCGACCAGGAGCAGGTCGCAGTGCGCGTCGAGCAACTGCGCCATCCGCGCCGTGTACGCGGTCAGCATGACCAGCGGCGTACCGCCCTTCGACGCCGCGATGCGGGGCACCGTCAGCCGCTTCATCGGGGCTGGCGTCGGCGTCGCCCGGCTGGTCGCGGTGTCGAGGGTGAAGGTCGTGGACATCGTGGCGGTTTGCCCGAATTCGGAGGGCGGCGCTACGCCAGGGTCGGCCCGTGATGCTATGGCGGGTTCAGCCCGTGATGATCGCGCGCACCCGGTGCACCAGATCGTCGACGGTGAACGGCTTGGTCAGGACGTGCGTGCCGGGCAGGACGATGCCGCCGGCGATCACCGCGTTCTCCGCATAGCCGGTGATGAACAGGACTTTGAGGTCGGGGCGCGTGACGCGCGCGGCCTCGGCCATCTGGCGGCCGTTCATGCCCCCGGGCAGCCCGATGTCGGTGACCAGCAGGTCGATGCGCGCGTCCGACTGGAGCAGCTTGAGGCCCTCGGCCCCGGTCTCGGCCTCGATCGAGGCATAGCCGCACTCCTCGAGGATATCGGCGACGAGCATGCGGATCGTCGCCTCGTCGTCGACGATGAGCACGGTCTCGCCGGCCTCGGCGCGGGGCGCGTCGCTTTGCGCCGGCGCATCCGCCTCATCCGCCTCGCCGTAGTGCCGCGGCAGGTAGAGGCAGACCATCGTCCCTTGGCCGACTTCCGAGTAGATCCGCGCCTGGCCGTTCGACTGCCGCACGAAACCGTAGATCATCGACAGGCCGAGCCCGGTCCCGGAGCCGAGCGGCTTGGTCGTGAAGAATGGATCGAAGGCGCGCTTGACGACATCGGGGGCCATGCCGCTGCCAGCGTCGCTGACGCACAGCGAGACGTACTGGCCCGGCGTCAGGTCGCGCTCGGCGGCACCGCGCTCGTCGAGCCACTTGTTCGCGGTCTCGATCGTCAGCCGGCCGCCGCGGGGCATTGCGTCGCGGGCGTTGAGGCACAGGTTGAGCAGTGCGTTCTCGAGCTGGTTCGGATCGATGTTCGTCGTCCACAGCCCGCCCGCCCCGACCGACTCGACCATGATCGCCGGCCCCATCGTCCGGCGGATCAGCTCTTCCATCCCGGTCACCAGCCGCGACACGTCGGTCGGCCTGGGGGCTAGCGTCTGCTGTCGGGAAAAGGCCAGCAGGCGGTGCGTCAGCGCCGCGGCGCGCCGGGCGGCACCCTGGGCGGCGACGATGTAGCGGTCCAGATCCTGGATGCGGCCCTGCTCGACCCGCTTCTGCATCAATTCCAGGCTGCCGGTGATGCCGGTCAGCATGTTGTTGAAATCATGGGCGATACCGCCCGTAAGCTGACCGACGGCCTCCATCTTCTGCGACTGGAGCAGCTTCTCGTTGGCCTGTTCGAGCGCCAGCGCCGCCTCGCGCTTCTCGGTGATGTCGCGGGTGATCTTGGCAAAGCCGATGACCGCGCCGTCGTCGTCGAGGATACGGTCGACCACCGCATGCGCCCAGAACCGCGTGCCGTCCTTGCGGACCCGCCAGCCCTCGACCTCGGAGCGCCCGGTCGCGGTCGCGAGCGCCAGCGCCGACTGAGGCTTGCCGCCGGCGCGGTCTTCCTCGGTGAAGAAGCAGGCATAGCTCTGGCCGATGATTTCCGCCGCGCGATAACCCTTGAAGCGTTCGGCCCCGCGATTCCAGCTGGTGATGACGCCGTCCGGGTCCAGCATGTAGATCCCGTAGTCGGTGATGGCGTTGACCAGGCGGCGATACTGGCCCTCGTCGCCCGCATCAGCATCGAAGGGCTTGTTGGCGGTCATCGGCCCCTGCTTATGTCGGGAACGCCCAAGCGGCTAGTGTTAAGCTAGCGACCGTTACCGGACATTTGCCGCCGAGCGTGCGTCCGACAAGGGTGCCATGGCGAGTAGGTCAGTCGAAGCGCCCTGTTCCAGCAAGCAGGCGCTGGCAGATCATGTCGAGCTGGTCGAGCGCCGAATAATGGACGACGACGGTGCCGCTCCATTTGTCGACGTCGCCGGGGACGACCTCGACTGCGGTACCGAGCGCGTCGGCCATCGACTGCTCGAGCGCAACGAGATTGGGGTCGCGACCGCCGGTCCCGACGCGCCCGTTGTCGGGTTTGATCTCGACGTTCGAGCCCTTCTTCGTCGCGGCCTCGATCTGCCGGACCGACCAGCCCTGCTCAGCCGCCTTGTGCGCGATCGCGGCGGCGTCGATGTGTCCGATGACGGCGCGGGCGTGGCTCGAACTCAGCCTGCCGTCGACCACCATCTGCCGGATATTGTCCGGAAGTTCGAGCAATCGCAATAGGTTAGCGACATAGCTACGCGATTTGCCAATCGCCGCACCGATCTGCTCGGGCGTGTGGTCATAGTCGCTCACCAGCCGGGAAAAGCCCTCCGCCTCCTCGATCGCGTTCAGGTCGGCGCGCTGGATGTTCTCGATCAGCGCAATCTCGAAAGCCGAGCGGTCGTCGAGGTCGCGGACGACGACGGGAATCTCGTGCAGTCCGGCCTGTTGCGCCGCCCGCCAGCGTCGTTCGCCCGCGACGATCTCGTAGCGATCGTTCGCGGCGGGGCGGACGAGGATCGGCTGGAGCACGCCGCGGTCGCGGATCGACGCTACGAGATCGGCGAGCGCCTGTGGCTCGAAGAAGCGGCGCGGCTGGCCCGGATTGGCGACGATGCGCGCAATCGCGACGCTGACCGGCGCCGGCCCGGCGTCGGTCGGGGCGTGCGAGGCCGCGACCTCGTCCATCAACGCGCTGAGCCCCCGCCCGAGTCCGCTCTTCCGCATCAAGCCACTGCTTTCATTGGTGTACCGCGCCCGATCACTTCACGTGCCAGCGCCAGATAGGCCTGGCTGCCCGAGCAACGGAGGTCGTAGACCAGCGCTGGCAAGCCGTGGCTCGGCGCTTCGGAGAGCCTGACATTGCGCGGTACGACGGTCTGGAAGACCTGCGCGCCCATCACCGCGCGAACATCGGCAGTGACGGCTTCGGACAGCCGGTTGCGACGGTCGGCCATGGTCAGCACGACGCCGAGGATCGACAGTCGGGGGTTGGGGCCCGTACGGACCCGCTCGACCGTCGACAACAATTCGCTCAGCCCTTCGAGCGCGAAGAACTCGGCCTGTAGCGGGATCAACAGACGGTCGGCCGCGACCAGCGCATTGAGCGTCAGCAACCCGAGCGACGGCGGGCAGTCGATCAGCACCCAGTCGTAAGGCTCGGCCGCATCGAGTGCCGACGCCAGCCTGTGCAGCCGGCGCTCGAGCCCAACGAGCTCGACCTCCGCTCCCGATAATGCCGAATTTGCCGGCACCAGGAACAGGTTCGGGATCGCCGTCGGGACGGTCGCTTCGGCTATCGTCGCCGCCCCACCGAGCACGTCGTAGCTCGTTCGTACCCGCAGCGCCCGCCCGATGCCGAGGCCCGTCGAGGCATTACCCTGCGGATCGGCGTCGATCAGCAGCACCCGCGCGCCGCTCGCCGCCAGCGCCGTCGCCAGGTTGATTGCCGTCGTCGTCTTGCCGACGCCGCCCTTCTGGTTGGCAATTGCGATCCGCATCAGCGGCGGCGTCGAACGTCAGTGGCGACGACGATGCGCCCGCGCGGGTCGCTGACACTCGCGACCTGTTTCACGTGAAACGCGAAGCTGCGGCGCGCGTCGGCAAGCTCGTCGTCGACGCTCGAGCCCTTGAGCAGCAGCCAGACTGTGTCGGTCTGAGCAAAGCGCGAACCCCATTCGAACAGGCGAGTCAGCGGCGCACACGCCCGCGCCGTGATCGTCGCAACCGGAAAGGCGGGCATCGCTTCCACCCGCGCACTGTGCACGGACACCTGGGTAAGCGCCAGTTCCTCCGCCACAGTTTCGAGGAACCGAGCCTTCTTCGCGGTCGATTCGACGAGATGGACGGGTCCAGCACCGAACAGCGCCGCGACCAACCCCGGAAAACCCGCGCCGGCCCCGATGTCAAGCCACGCTCCGGGTCCCGCAAGGCTGACCAGCTGTGCCGAGTCGGCGAAATGTCGTGTCCAGATTTCCGGCAGAGTTGCCGCTCCGACCAAGTTCATGCGTGTCTGCCAGTCGTCGAGTAACGCTGCGTAGCGGTCGAATTGCGCCAGTGTCTCGCTCGAAACGTCGAACTGCGCCGCGAAAGCTGCTCGGCCAGTTTCACGTGAAACAGCGATTGAGGAGCCTGCGCTGCTCACGCGGCGCGACGACAGTGAGCGAAGAGAGCCGTCAAGGC containing:
- the der gene encoding ribosome biogenesis GTPase Der translates to MSSPVKPSVVIVGRPNVGKSTLFNRLVGRKLALVDDTPGVTRDRREGAATLFDLDFTIVDTAGFEDADAATLAGRMRVQTDAALAGADVALLVFDARAGVTPLDRHFAQWLRQRDRPTLLVANKAEGRAGEGGVAESYALGFGEPIQISAEHGEGLADLYEALMPLLDPIIAANVEPETEPDDSDEAAAARRYAEPLKLAIVGRPNAGKSTLINKLIGEARLVVGPEAGITRDSIAIPWEWADSVTGDMREVRLIDTAGLRKRAKVVEKLERMSAADTKHAVDFAEVVVLLLDATLGLEAQDLRIADLVLTEGRGLIVVLNKWDAAHDQSSLFQGVRKALDEGLAQIKGVPLLTTSGQTGKGLDVLMKVAFEARDAWSRRVSTSALNRWFEAALDRNPPPAPHGRRIKLRYATQVASRPPTFVVFGNRTDELPESYRRYLVNGLRDELGFQGVPIRLNFRGGKNPFDRD
- a CDS encoding PQQ-like beta-propeller repeat protein produces the protein MRAIQTFGRALAPIGLSLALAMTLSSCKIFKGGKPKVTTVGERVPVLDFETRIDAESELADIPVRLPPPELNADWPQPGGSPSKAMGHLKVADTLGVAWTASIGRGSNSTRRLNAAPVMADGRVFTMDTQATVRAFDAGTGREEWAAPITIKKKDDHAAFGGGVSAGDGRVYATTGYGVVAAFDAKTGAQVWKVALGVPFRGAPTVAGGRVYALTQDNQLYALSGDKGETVWNVAGTVEVAGLLGGGAPAFAQDTIVVGYSSGELNALRSENGRTVWTDALARTGRTTALNALTDIDASPVIDRGRVFAIGHGGRMAAIDLSTGQRVWERNFAGVSTPWIAGDYVYAVTLDGEVVCAARADGKIKWVTRLPRFQKAKKKTGPIEYAGPVLASDRLLVSASNRELLTLSPYTGKLISSVKLKAAAYLPPIVAAGTVYLLTDDGKLTAYR
- a CDS encoding tetratricopeptide repeat protein; its protein translation is MALPGETDDSFIREVDEEYRRAQLTTLWSRWGRWLVIGVLVLLAALGGFLWWRAEQVRSAGVDGEDFSRAQAKLETGNTPEAAPILDRLAATSGGYAVLAKLAQASNAIQAGDTAKATVLYDAIAADTKQPPPFRELALVRSTRLNFDALPPATVIARLKDLSVPGNPWFGVAGEMTAIAHLKAGQPALAGTLLANIANDAKLPPTLRGRAQQLAGSLGADIKPPVGTVTPATAATQQGAR
- the panB gene encoding 3-methyl-2-oxobutanoate hydroxymethyltransferase, which produces MSTTFTLDTATSRATPTPAPMKRLTVPRIAASKGGTPLVMLTAYTARMAQLLDAHCDLLLVGDSLGQVIYGLDTTVRVTLEMMCAHGAAVVRGSYHSVVVVDMPFGSYESSPEQAFESAARVMKETGAAGVKLEGGAAMAPTIRFLVERGIPVIGHVGLTPQAINVLGGYGARGRSDADVAKILGDARAVAEAGCFALVVEGVVEPLGLAITEAVACPTIGIGASAACDGQVLVIDDMLGMFERTARFVRRFDDFAVRIDSAAATYAAAVRDRSFPGEAELYAAKPATGDAVSPPVAAG
- a CDS encoding PAS domain S-box protein, translating into MTANKPFDADAGDEGQYRRLVNAITDYGIYMLDPDGVITSWNRGAERFKGYRAAEIIGQSYACFFTEEDRAGGKPQSALALATATGRSEVEGWRVRKDGTRFWAHAVVDRILDDDGAVIGFAKITRDITEKREAALALEQANEKLLQSQKMEAVGQLTGGIAHDFNNMLTGITGSLELMQKRVEQGRIQDLDRYIVAAQGAARRAAALTHRLLAFSRQQTLAPRPTDVSRLVTGMEELIRRTMGPAIMVESVGAGGLWTTNIDPNQLENALLNLCLNARDAMPRGGRLTIETANKWLDERGAAERDLTPGQYVSLCVSDAGSGMAPDVVKRAFDPFFTTKPLGSGTGLGLSMIYGFVRQSNGQARIYSEVGQGTMVCLYLPRHYGEADEADAPAQSDAPRAEAGETVLIVDDEATIRMLVADILEECGYASIEAETGAEGLKLLQSDARIDLLVTDIGLPGGMNGRQMAEAARVTRPDLKVLFITGYAENAVIAGGIVLPGTHVLTKPFTVDDLVHRVRAIITG
- a CDS encoding ParB/RepB/Spo0J family partition protein, whose amino-acid sequence is MRKSGLGRGLSALMDEVAASHAPTDAGPAPVSVAIARIVANPGQPRRFFEPQALADLVASIRDRGVLQPILVRPAANDRYEIVAGERRWRAAQQAGLHEIPVVVRDLDDRSAFEIALIENIQRADLNAIEEAEGFSRLVSDYDHTPEQIGAAIGKSRSYVANLLRLLELPDNIRQMVVDGRLSSSHARAVIGHIDAAAIAHKAAEQGWSVRQIEAATKKGSNVEIKPDNGRVGTGGRDPNLVALEQSMADALGTAVEVVPGDVDKWSGTVVVHYSALDQLDMICQRLLAGTGRFD
- a CDS encoding AAA family ATPase, yielding MRIAIANQKGGVGKTTTAINLATALAASGARVLLIDADPQGNASTGLGIGRALRVRTSYDVLGGAATIAEATVPTAIPNLFLVPANSALSGAEVELVGLERRLHRLASALDAAEPYDWVLIDCPPSLGLLTLNALVAADRLLIPLQAEFFALEGLSELLSTVERVRTGPNPRLSILGVVLTMADRRNRLSEAVTADVRAVMGAQVFQTVVPRNVRLSEAPSHGLPALVYDLRCSGSQAYLALAREVIGRGTPMKAVA
- the rsmG gene encoding 16S rRNA (guanine(527)-N(7))-methyltransferase RsmG translates to MSSAGSSIAVSRETGRAAFAAQFDVSSETLAQFDRYAALLDDWQTRMNLVGAATLPEIWTRHFADSAQLVSLAGPGAWLDIGAGAGFPGLVAALFGAGPVHLVESTAKKARFLETVAEELALTQVSVHSARVEAMPAFPVATITARACAPLTRLFEWGSRFAQTDTVWLLLKGSSVDDELADARRSFAFHVKQVASVSDPRGRIVVATDVRRRR